In Sphingobacterium sp. SRCM116780, the genomic stretch AAAAGGTGGCTGGGATACGCACGGTCTTCCTATTGAACTTGCAGTAGAGAAAACACTTGGAATTACAAAAGAGGATATTGGTAAAAAGATATCGGTTGAAGAATACAATGATGCTTGTCGTAAAGAGGTCATGAAGTACACTGATGTATGGAATGACTTAACGACGAAAATGGGCTATTGGGTAGATCTAGAACATCCCTATATCACCTATCAGAATGAATATATTGAGACACTTTGGTATTTATTAAAGGAATTATACAAAAAAGGTCTCTTATACAAAGGCTATACTATACAGCCCTATTCTCCAGCAGCTGGTACAGGATTGAGTTCACATGAATTGAATCAACCAGGAACGTATAAGGATGTAAAGGATACCACTATCGTTGCTCAATTTAGATTGATCAAAGATCAGCTTCATCCTGCTATGGATAAATTGGTAGAAGATGAATCTGAAGATGTTGCCTTTATCGCTTGGACAACGACCCCATGGACTTTACCTTCCAATACCGCATTAGTTGTTGGTAAAAAAATCAACTATGTTAAAATTAGAACTTTCAACCAGTATACAGGGACTCCAGTTTCCGTGATCTTGGCTAAAGATTTAATTTTAAAACATTTCAAAGCTGAAGGAAAAGAGGCTTCTTTTCAAGATTATACTTTAGGAGATAAAATCATCCCTTGGGAAGTCGATACAGAATTTACTGGTGAGGAACTTATTGGTTTACGCTACCAGCAATTGATGCCTTATATCACTTCGGATGAATTGCAGGAGAAAGCTTTTCGGGTGATTCCTGGTGATTTTGTAACTACGGAAGATGGTACAGGTATCGTCCATGCTGCCCCAACCTATGGTGCAGATGACTTTAGAGTCGCTAAGGAACAAGGAGTACCTGGAATTTTGGTTAAAGATGAAAACGGAAAAGAAATACCTACAGTAGATCGTACCGGACGTTTCATCAAGGAAATAACTGACTTCGCTGGACGTTTTGTCAAAGAAGAATATTATGCTGATGCAGAACGAGCAGATAAAGATTTCCGTCCAACGGATGTGCTTATTGCTATTAAATTGAAAGAAGATAATAAAGCATTTGACGTTAAAAAATATGAGCATACTTACCCACACTGTTGGCGTACAGATAAACCGGTCTTATACTATCCTTTGGATAGCTGGTTTATCAAATCTACAGCTGTAAAGAATGATTTAGTTTCCTTAAATAAAACCATTAACTGGAAACCAGAAGCGACAGGTTCTGGACGTTTTGGTAATTGGTTAGAGAACTTAGTGGACTGGAACTTATCTCGTTCTCGTTATTGGGGAACTCCTCTTCCAATTTGGCGTTCGGAAGATGAAAATGAAGAAGTCTGCGTGGGCTCTATGCCTGAACTGAAATCTTTATTGGAAGCTTCATTGCTTTCAAATGTATTATCAGAAGAGGAAAAAGCAACAAACAAATCCTATTTAGATAAATTTGGGACAGAGAAATTGGACTTGCATCGTCCTTACGTAGACGATATTATTTTAGTATCGGATGCCGGTCAAAAACTATTCCGTGAGCCTGACTTGATTGATGTTTGGTTTGATTCGGGAGCGATGCCTTATGCACAATGGGGATTAGATTATGACAAGTTATCAAAAGGAGAAGCATTGCCATTTAAAAATGGTTATAATGAAGCTTTCCCTGCTGATTTTATTGCTGAGGGTGTTGATCAAACACGTGGTTGGTTCTTCACATTACATGCCATATCAACCATGCTTCAGAAATCTGTTGCTTTTAAAAATGTTGTTTCTAATGGACTTGTATTAGATAAGAATGGAAATAAAATGTCTAAACGTCTTGGTAATGGTGTTGATCCATTTGCAACTTTAGATCAATACAGTGCTGATGCTACTCGTTGGTATATGATCAGCAATGCATCTCCATGGGACAACTTAAAATTCAATGTAGAAGGTTTAGACGAAGTTCGTCGTAAATTTTTTGGTACTTTATATAACACGTATGCATTCTTCGCACTATATGCGAACATTGACAAATTCAGTTACGCTGAAGCAGATATTGCTTTAGAGAAACGTCCTGAAATCGATCGTTGGGTGATTTCATTATTGAACAGTTTAACAAAAGAGGTTGATGAATATTTCGCAGATTTTGAACCGACCAAAGCGGCTCGTGCGATCCAAAATTTTGTAGATGAGCATTTAAGTAACTGGTATGTTCGTCTTTGTCGTCGTCGCTTTTGGAAGGGTGAATATTCAGAAGACAAAATTTCAGCTTATCAAACTTTATATACCTGTTTGGATACGATAGCAAAATTGATGTCTCCTATTTCTCCATTCTTTTCAGATCAACTGTATTTGGATCTAAACAATGCGACTGGTAAAGAAACTTTTGAGTCTGTACATTTAGCTAATTTTCCAATTTATCAGGAACAGTTGGTTGATAAAGACTTAGAAGAGCGAATGGCTTTAGCGCAAGATATTTCTTCGTTGACACTTTCACTGCGCAAAAAAGTGGGCATCAATGTACGTCAACCTCTAAACAAAATCTTACTTCCTGTTTTAGATAATAGTTTTCAAGAACGCGTAGAAAAGGTAAAAGATTTAATACTTTCAGAAACGAATATCAAAGATATTCAATTCATTACCGATACTACAGGCATTATTAAGAAAAAAATAAAGCCGAACTTCAAAGCTCTTGGCTCGAAAGTTGGTAAGGACATGAAGTTAGTATCTGCAAAGATCAATGCACTTTCTACCGAAGAAGTAACACAGTTGGAACAGGATGGCGAACTTATGTTAGCTGATACTGCCTATACAATCCAATTAAATGATGTAGAAATTATAGCAGAAGACGTTGCTGGATGGCAAGTAGCTAATTTAGCCAAATTAACCGTTGCTTTAGATGTTCATATATCAGAAGAATTAAAACAAGAAGGTTTGTCTCGTGAGCTGATTAATCGTATCCAAAATCTTAGAAAAGATAAGGGTTTTGAGGTCACAGACCGCATCATAGTTCAAGTAAGTAAAGATACTGATATTGAGGAAGCAACGAATAAAAATTTGTCTTATATTTGTACCGAAATTCTAGCCGATTCATTGAGATTTGAAGAGTCACTAACAGCCGGAGATAGTATTGATATTGACGGAAAAGAATTGAAGATATTAATCGAAAAAAATTAAATTATGGCAACTAACAACGAAAAGACACGCTATAGCGATTCAGAGCTACAAGAGTTTAAAGGCATTATCTTAGAAAAATTGAGAATAGCAAAAGAAGAACTTTCGTCGTTGACTGCATCCTTAAATAACAGTGATGCAAATGGGACAGACGATACTGCTGGCACTTATAAAACATTGGAAGATGGTTCTGCAACATTAGAAAAAGAACAAACCAATCAATTAGCTGCACGTCAAAGAAAGTTCATTGATAACTTAGAGGCTGCTTTGGTACGTATTGAAAACAAAACATACGGCATCTGTAGAGAAACTGGAAAATTGATTCAAAAAGAAAGATTGAAAGCAGTTCCTCATACAACCCTAAGCATTGAAGCTAAAAATAAGCAGTATTAATTTTATTTAAATACATAAAAATAATGGTCTTTACTTTCCGTAAAGACCATTTTTACAACTATGAAAGGTTATACTAAACCAGTAATATTAATTATTCTAATCCTTTTAATTGATCAAATTTTTAAAATTTGGGTCAAATTGAATATGACCATTGGTCAAAGCTATGAAGTGATCGGTAAATTTGTACAAATACATTTTATTGAAAACAATGGAATGGCTTATGGAATGGAATTCGGCGGAGAATTTGGAAAACTCATGCTCACACTTTTCCGTATTATTGCTGTAGGTGGGATCGGTTATGGCCTACATTATATGGTCAAAAAGAAATATAATAGAGCATTCATACTTAACATTGCTTTGATATTTGCAGGAGCATTGGGCAATATCATTGATTCTACATTTTACGGTTTGATCTTTAATGAAAGCACTTGGTATAATAAAGCGTCTTTGTTTCCTGCTGAAGGTGGATATGCGACGATCTTTCATGGAAAGGTAGTGGACATGTTATACTTCCCTCTAATTGATGGAACTTTTCCTTCTTGGTTACCTTTTTGGGGTGGACAGGATTTCTTATTCTTCCGACCAGTATTTAATATTGCTGATTCGGCTATATCTGTTGGTGTCGTTCTGATTTTACTTTTTCAAAAGAAGTATTTCAAAGAAGAAAAAGAAGAAAAGACCAGCATACATAGTGAAATCGTTGAAGATTAAAAAACGACTTATTAAAGTCTTGAATTATCAAGGCTTTTTTTATTGAATAATAATAGATATCAATCTCATGAAATTAGATATTAAATTTTCCTTACTTGTACTATTCAGCATCCTTTGTTTAACAACAAATGCACAGTATAGCAATATAGCTCTAGTAAAAAAACACATCAATTACCTGGCTAACGATAAGATGAAAGGTCGTGGTACAGGCAGCAAAGAAGTATTCAAAGCTGCCGATTATATTGAAAAATACTTCAAAAAGCTAAAACTTCAACCATTAGGTGAAAAAGGATTCCGTCAATCTTTTGAAGCAAAAGTGTGGAAGGTTAAAGTTGCGGACAGCATCCGGAAAGCAGATAATATTATCGCTTTCTTAGATAATGATGCCCCATTGACCATTGTTATAGGAGCCCATTACGATCACTTGGGAACTGGACAACAGGGAAGTTCCAAAGATTCATTAGGGGTTGGAAAAATTCACAATGGCGCTGATGACAATGCTTCTGGTGTCTCTGGTTTATTGGAGTTGGCTCGTTACTACAGTACCAATAATCTCAAGGAGAGTTATAACTTTCTCTTCATTGCTTTTGGTGCCGAAGAATTGGGATTGGTAGGGTCTAAATATTTTACAACACATCCTACATTTGCATTAAATAAAATCACGGCCATGTTGAACATGGATATGATCGGAAGATTGAATCCTGCTCAGGGTGTAGCTGTGATCGGTTATGGTACGAGTAAAAAATGGCCAGAGATCTTTAACGGGATTGTTCCTTCGATTAAGTTTTATACTGGTCATGATGGCAATGGCGGTTCTGATCAAACGTCTTTCTATAAAAAAGAAATTCCCGTGTTATTTTTTCACACTGGGGGACATCCAGATTACCATATGCCAACTGATGATCCTGAAAAGATCAATTACCCTGGCCTTACCGGAATTATTGACTTTGAAATCATGGTTATCAACAATATGTTAAAACAAACTGAAAAACTAGATTTTCAATTCACAAATTAATGAGCGTTATCCACAAAGTGTTAATAACAGGTTCTAATGGTTTTTTAGGACAAAAGCTAGTTGATCTTCTCAGTATGCATGCTGACTACAAAGTATTTGCCATTTCCATGCATGAAAACGATAATCCAACTATCGGAAATTATGATTTTCAACAAATGGATTTATTGGATACGGAAAAATTGAATGATTATCTAGATCAAGTAAAGCCAGATTACATTATTCATACTGCTGCAATCACAAGTGTTGAAGCCTGTGAGGCTGACAAAGAAAAATGTCAACGGATGAATGTGGATCTTGTGGAACAATTGGCCTCTTACTGCAAGCGTGAGCAGGCTTTTTTAATACAATTATCCACAGATTTTATTTTCGATGGCCAAAATGGTCTTTACAAAGAAGATGATTTAGCTCATCCATTGAGTGAATATGGTAAAAGTAAATGGCGTTCTGAACAAGTTATCCAGAAGTCCGAATGTGCCTATGCTATTTTAAGAACAATCTTAGTTTATGGTATTAATGCAAACCCAAATCGTTCTAATCTAGTACTTTGGGCAAAAGAGAAACTCACAAAACAAGAGTCAATAAAGGTTGTTAACGATCAATGGCGGATGCCTACTTTTGTTGATGATCTCGCAAATGCCTGTCTTTTAGCCCTTGAAAAAAGAGTGACTAGCGTTTTCCATATCAGTGGAGAAGAAATGTTAACCATTGCAGAAGCGGTATACCAAGTTGCTGATTTCTGGAAGTTGGATAAAACGTTAATTTCAGAAATAACGGCAGCAGAAATTGGTCAATCTGAAAACCGACCTCGCAAAACTGGCTTTGACTTATCGAAAGCGAAATCTATCTTGGGATACCAACCCACATCTTTTAAAGAGAGTTTAAAAATAATTGAAACACAATACGGTATTTTCCGTAAATAAAAGAATTGACATGAAGGATAAATTTGCAAGAGAATCTACTACGGTGATGAATGAGTTGGTGTTGCCCAATGATACCAATACATTTGGAAACTTAATGGGAGGTAGATTATTATATTGGATGGATATCTGCTCGGCGATGGCAGCACAGAAACATTGCAATAGTCCAGTGGTCACGGTATCCGTTGATAATGTTTCGTTTAAAAGATCCATCCGTCTCGGAGAAGTAGTGACGATTGAAGCGAAAGTTACACGTGCATTTAATACTTCGTTGGAAGTAAGAATGGAAGTGTTTGCTCAAAACCTGCCATTAGGAACGAAAGAAAAATCGAATGAAGCTTATTATACATTTGTTGCGGTAGATATACTCGCTAAGCCGCAACCTATCCCTAAGGTAGTTCCTGAAACAGAACTGGAATATAAACTTTTTGATGAAGCGATGAGACGTCGCGAATTAAGATTGATTTTAGGTGGCAAACTAGACCCAAATGATGCTACGGAGTTAAAAAGTCTCGTAAGTTTATTTGACCACAAAGGATAAAGAAAAAGCCTCTG encodes the following:
- the ileS gene encoding isoleucine--tRNA ligase, translated to MYKEYKQLNLPEIGKEILTRWEQEKIFEKSITNRPASKPYTFYEGPPSANGMPGIHHVMGRTIKDIFCRYKTLKGFQVKRKGGWDTHGLPIELAVEKTLGITKEDIGKKISVEEYNDACRKEVMKYTDVWNDLTTKMGYWVDLEHPYITYQNEYIETLWYLLKELYKKGLLYKGYTIQPYSPAAGTGLSSHELNQPGTYKDVKDTTIVAQFRLIKDQLHPAMDKLVEDESEDVAFIAWTTTPWTLPSNTALVVGKKINYVKIRTFNQYTGTPVSVILAKDLILKHFKAEGKEASFQDYTLGDKIIPWEVDTEFTGEELIGLRYQQLMPYITSDELQEKAFRVIPGDFVTTEDGTGIVHAAPTYGADDFRVAKEQGVPGILVKDENGKEIPTVDRTGRFIKEITDFAGRFVKEEYYADAERADKDFRPTDVLIAIKLKEDNKAFDVKKYEHTYPHCWRTDKPVLYYPLDSWFIKSTAVKNDLVSLNKTINWKPEATGSGRFGNWLENLVDWNLSRSRYWGTPLPIWRSEDENEEVCVGSMPELKSLLEASLLSNVLSEEEKATNKSYLDKFGTEKLDLHRPYVDDIILVSDAGQKLFREPDLIDVWFDSGAMPYAQWGLDYDKLSKGEALPFKNGYNEAFPADFIAEGVDQTRGWFFTLHAISTMLQKSVAFKNVVSNGLVLDKNGNKMSKRLGNGVDPFATLDQYSADATRWYMISNASPWDNLKFNVEGLDEVRRKFFGTLYNTYAFFALYANIDKFSYAEADIALEKRPEIDRWVISLLNSLTKEVDEYFADFEPTKAARAIQNFVDEHLSNWYVRLCRRRFWKGEYSEDKISAYQTLYTCLDTIAKLMSPISPFFSDQLYLDLNNATGKETFESVHLANFPIYQEQLVDKDLEERMALAQDISSLTLSLRKKVGINVRQPLNKILLPVLDNSFQERVEKVKDLILSETNIKDIQFITDTTGIIKKKIKPNFKALGSKVGKDMKLVSAKINALSTEEVTQLEQDGELMLADTAYTIQLNDVEIIAEDVAGWQVANLAKLTVALDVHISEELKQEGLSRELINRIQNLRKDKGFEVTDRIIVQVSKDTDIEEATNKNLSYICTEILADSLRFEESLTAGDSIDIDGKELKILIEKN
- a CDS encoding TraR/DksA family transcriptional regulator, which produces MATNNEKTRYSDSELQEFKGIILEKLRIAKEELSSLTASLNNSDANGTDDTAGTYKTLEDGSATLEKEQTNQLAARQRKFIDNLEAALVRIENKTYGICRETGKLIQKERLKAVPHTTLSIEAKNKQY
- a CDS encoding lipoprotein signal peptidase, which encodes MKGYTKPVILIILILLIDQIFKIWVKLNMTIGQSYEVIGKFVQIHFIENNGMAYGMEFGGEFGKLMLTLFRIIAVGGIGYGLHYMVKKKYNRAFILNIALIFAGALGNIIDSTFYGLIFNESTWYNKASLFPAEGGYATIFHGKVVDMLYFPLIDGTFPSWLPFWGGQDFLFFRPVFNIADSAISVGVVLILLFQKKYFKEEKEEKTSIHSEIVED
- a CDS encoding M20/M25/M40 family metallo-hydrolase, which produces MKLDIKFSLLVLFSILCLTTNAQYSNIALVKKHINYLANDKMKGRGTGSKEVFKAADYIEKYFKKLKLQPLGEKGFRQSFEAKVWKVKVADSIRKADNIIAFLDNDAPLTIVIGAHYDHLGTGQQGSSKDSLGVGKIHNGADDNASGVSGLLELARYYSTNNLKESYNFLFIAFGAEELGLVGSKYFTTHPTFALNKITAMLNMDMIGRLNPAQGVAVIGYGTSKKWPEIFNGIVPSIKFYTGHDGNGGSDQTSFYKKEIPVLFFHTGGHPDYHMPTDDPEKINYPGLTGIIDFEIMVINNMLKQTEKLDFQFTN
- a CDS encoding SDR family oxidoreductase; translated protein: MSVIHKVLITGSNGFLGQKLVDLLSMHADYKVFAISMHENDNPTIGNYDFQQMDLLDTEKLNDYLDQVKPDYIIHTAAITSVEACEADKEKCQRMNVDLVEQLASYCKREQAFLIQLSTDFIFDGQNGLYKEDDLAHPLSEYGKSKWRSEQVIQKSECAYAILRTILVYGINANPNRSNLVLWAKEKLTKQESIKVVNDQWRMPTFVDDLANACLLALEKRVTSVFHISGEEMLTIAEAVYQVADFWKLDKTLISEITAAEIGQSENRPRKTGFDLSKAKSILGYQPTSFKESLKIIETQYGIFRK
- a CDS encoding acyl-CoA thioesterase, giving the protein MKDKFARESTTVMNELVLPNDTNTFGNLMGGRLLYWMDICSAMAAQKHCNSPVVTVSVDNVSFKRSIRLGEVVTIEAKVTRAFNTSLEVRMEVFAQNLPLGTKEKSNEAYYTFVAVDILAKPQPIPKVVPETELEYKLFDEAMRRRELRLILGGKLDPNDATELKSLVSLFDHKG